In Acidimicrobiales bacterium, the DNA window GGGCCAGAACGCCCGCCTCGCCGCCCGCCTCTCGGGCTGGCGGGTCGACATCAAGAGCGAGACCCAGCTGGCGGAGGAGGAGGCCGGCTACGAGGGCGAGGAGTGGGCCGAGGGCGAGTGGGTCGAGGACCCCGAGTCCGGTGAGATGGTCTGGCGTCCCGCCGAGGGCGGCCCGGCGGTGACCGCCGAGCAGTGGAGCCATGGCGACGCCGACGCCACCGGCGACGCCATCCCCGAGCCGCCGGTCGAGGTCGACGGCGCGGACGCCACCGCCGGCGAGGCGGTCGGGGAGGCTGCGGCGCCGGAGGCGGCTGCCGAGCAGGAGGCCCCGGCGGCTGCCGAGCAGGAGGCGCCTGCGGGCGACGACCAGCCGGCCGCTCCCGACGACGACCCCAGTACGATCGAGGCGACGTCGTAGGGACGGGCGCCGGGCCCCGGCGCACGTGCGTGGGCTGCCGGAGGGTGGCCTCGCAGGGTGCGCTGGTGCGGGTCGTCCGCCTCGCCGACGGGTCGCTCGCCCTCGGGCGGCACCTCCCGGGACGGGGCGCGTGGCTCTGCGCCGGATCGACCGACTGCGTCGACCTGGCGGGGCGCCGGCGGGCGTTCGAGCGGGCGCTGCGCGGGCCGGTGGCGCCGGAGGCGGCGATCTCGCTTCGTGCCGAGGTG includes these proteins:
- a CDS encoding YlxR family protein encodes the protein MGCRRVASQGALVRVVRLADGSLALGRHLPGRGAWLCAGSTDCVDLAGRRRAFERALRGPVAPEAAISLRAEVERCARMDGRSTACTEDETHM